A genomic segment from Carassius auratus strain Wakin chromosome 25, ASM336829v1, whole genome shotgun sequence encodes:
- the LOC113043153 gene encoding chondroitin sulfate proteoglycan 4-like, protein MSALSPLLSALFLALLYLLQTSSGASYFGDSYCRIDAVQDLSSFQVSLQFKTSRRSGLLLLAAGHKDYLSLELYNGRLQARIDMGSGEQVLSSTVGLQLSNLLEHHVSLIMKDSKLTMAIDKLYTTFIPVENEDEYLNIDKGVFLGGVRDLDVEYLSTAIPSLRGCMSNVMFKSHNFDILDSAATVCYDTKDSCSSEFEAGDGDATSFISPESFVSLPTWTRPSSGSRSLEMLMKTTIEDALLLFHPGHQTDFVAIGMAGGFLKGVMDLGSGMYVLDNVQVKVDDDQWHRVKVQIGPNEFSINVDSETVSLPLNETENLDLVGNLYLGGIQRKMKDMFQNYLARVEEEVTTESFIGCLGEIKVNQKGRSLQDALITKDIHVKCEGEYDYSAYDEDLDFTTSPPVIITYFNVNNDERHCFPTEDLPEMFRNISKLLDITPLQVLEGEEANIDIVNLNPTFNLKAAGVRESEIIFTLLNDPWYGVVDMNLRQTRVKKFTLLDVVNKKIKYIHDGNERYGDQIQLEVTVHGTNLPECLRVARKFVLPVEIIPFNDIPQLSAGDISITAYGRTRLSPNLIKISDSDNRCAELEVTVTSDPTAAGYLENAQQPGFGLREFTCTQLKEGNIYYVHKGGEVPKLTLQVSDGDSVSHSSTFKLLITQPQMTVVTNTGLLITQDESTPIAIQNLAISAIPKTGDVVYNVTQPLQFGELQLISDDGVPKRVTLFHQSDLEQNRLKYVPNPTADLKGTETEFIHFSAQLGQVSLPDNLFMIEIMPALIGIAKSVPLEVEDGQQKVIKPEQLQAFVMESNTDSRSIQYMITKSPVQGVLMMLDKELSDGDTFTQQDILNGFISYSPRVRRAVDFEDQFQFKVITEDQFSRVYTLPIKIKADSDAPVLINERLVVLEGNENILNKEYLWVQTSTSTDFVYRIVQDPKHGRLIRDSPPGMPRFDGAIQVFSNEDLSLNRLVYKHDGSKTSHDQFSFLAFDSRGGNGWREEGHEVLRGVFNIAIQSRNDYVPQRVIHKPFNVVRNGQRLLTTDDILFKDDDSDFNDTQLVYVRVGILSGNIVSAVDPTQPLYRFTQADLRDGKVLFIHHGADRERFQLQVSDGLHKTTAILQVQAGDPYLHIANNTMVVMDHGSTKTLNTSLLSAETNVDIGSAAEIIYDVTSPPSDGRIIVSGIESSTFTQEDLTKGVVSYEHSDQSMSSKDSFAFTVQAKGWSTEGTFRIKIFKNGYLSQPKVVSNLVILAYEGEHSVINASNLEVMQKDILPKEMVYSVKDFPRLGHVVELKNYSESTASPVLDYIQSFTQEDINLGRIFYVSAALQGQDHFTVDVSNGFTTIEDLQVQVVIVPRIIPIQVVNLTVREGGSVALTQEVLNITHQFYRSMNIEFIMEEAPQHGDIKYLDVEDGLVTFTWEDVQQGQVYYIHDSSETTEDSFTLMGTAFHITRRSASLTIGITILPVNDEEPRLQRNTGMELLAGEESEITANMLSTEDLDTPPEELVYTIEMPSNGIVAFKVSPDDSVDSFTQAQINNGEVLFIHEGSESGGFSFTVTDGEHTSPLHRFTVKARQLTISMETKGELMVFPGTRQVIRGVLRATTSEGGDEITYSLVKPPRLGRIIKPNQRGQFEEITRFTQTELDAGAIYYEHQMPAEPFWVLKDSVELALRSPPATELHHSLPVTVSYYAANKNVSSQLWKNKGVSLVQGQSKVIDSSVLDASNLLASLPEQKRTGQDIVYEVHRFPNHGRITLGGSDLPRDAPRFLQDDVARGDLEYNHDDSGASSDSFSFRVHLNPSGRTPQVQPGAVVLEEIFLISIRRRDSNPPELVSLDLLLEALQGSTTIISKDYLKTVDQDSTPDEVRFIISKSPANGYVIYKDSGDRINRFSQEDINTGRVAFVSDGSLSDGFMEFIVSDGKHQTDPYTLHIGILAKSLILKKAPEIHVRQGDDETLITEDMLNTSTGGPVEEDVLYKITNVPKYAAVMVDRQPTSAFTQKQIKQGRVSVRFIKSTSPRDSVAFIARSRAANVSSVLNITVKPLAKVAQNPLLPRGATVLVDRKLLDATPLANKTRTSPTFSIIQQPQGARFVRRDEQENFQLVSSFTQRDLDEDRIALEILNTTGGQNTGGQGQDEARFLLKAHGVPPAECILPFHVVPYDPSRVYGATLLKVPLLPAEPRWGGDGDVASGSTTSTPVVSRRNTLWAILIPILVILLLVLLAAILAYYLVRRNKTGKHNVQTVAAKPKNGEVSQETFRKTDPANNIPMSSMDSKGADPELIQHCRTTNPALKKNQYWV, encoded by the exons CTTCCTATTTCGGGGACAGCTACTGTCGGATAGATGCCGTTCAGGACCTGTCAAGTTTTCAAGTGTCGCTCCAATTTAAAACAAGCAGACGTAGCGGCCTACTCCTACTGGCGGCAGGACACAAAGATTACCTCTCACTGGAGCTCTACAATGGCAGATTACAG GCTAGAATTGACATGGGCTCCGGAGAACAGGTTCTCTCCTCCACCGTGGGTCTCCAGCTCAGTAACCTTCTGGAGCATCATGTGTCTCTCATTATGAAAGACTCCAAACTTACTATGGCCATAGACAAACTGTACACCACCTTCATCCCAGTGGAGAATGAAGATGAGTACCTGAACATCGACAAGGGCGTGTTTCTTGGGGGTGTGAGGGACCTGGATGTGGAGTACTTGAGCACAGCTATTCCCTCCCTGCGTGGCTGCATGAGCAACGTGATGTTTAAATCTCACAACTTTGATATTCTGGATTCAGCAGCTACAGTCTGCTATGACACCAAGGACAGCTGCAGCAGTGAGTTTGAGGCAGGGGATGGAGACGCCACAAGCTTTATCAGTCCAGAATCATTCGTCTCTCTCCCTACCTGGACCAGACCTAGCTCAGGCTCCCGTAGCCTGGAGATGCTGATGAAGACGACCATTGAAGATGCTCTGTTGCTCTTCCACCCAGGACACCAGACAGACTTTGTTGCAATCGGAATGGCAGGAGGGTTCCTAAAAGGTGTAATGGATCTGGGAAGTGGAATGTATGTGCTAGACAATGTGCAGGTGAAAGTTGATGATGATCAGTGGCACAGAGTTAAAGTTCAAATTGGCCCCAATGAGTTCTCAATAAATGTGGACAGTGAAACAGTTTCTCTCCCTCTTAATGAGACAGAAAATCTGGATCTAGTGGGGAACCTGTATCTAGGAGGTATTCAAAGAAAGATGAAGGATATGTTTCAGAATTATTTGGCTCGTGTGGAGGAGGAGGTCACAACAGAGTCCTTTATTGGATGTTTAGGAGAAATCAAGGTGAATCAGAAGGGCAGAAGCCTGCAGGATGCTCTGATAACTAAAGACATTCATGTGAAATGTGAAGGAGAATATGATTACTCGGCTTATGATGAAGATTTGGATTTTACAACTTCACCTCCAGTAATAATCACatactttaatgttaataatgatgAAAGACACTGTTTCCCTACAGAGGACTTGCCAGAGATGTTCCGCAACATTTCCAAGCTCCTGGACATAACTCCTCTGCAGGTTCTTGAGGGAGAAGAGGCCAACATTGACATTGTAAACCTTAACCCAACATTTAACCTAAAAGCTGCAGGTGTTCGTGAATCTGAGATCATCTTTACTCTGCTGAACGATCCATGGTATGGAGTGGTTGATATGAACTTAAGACAGACAAGAGTAAAGAAATTTACCCTTCTTGATGTTGTCAACAAGAAAATCAAGTATATTCATGATGGTAATGAAAGGTATGGAGATCAAATCCAACTAGAGGTGACTGTCCATGGAACAAATCTCCCAGAGTGCTTGAGGGTTGCACGCAAGTTTGTGCTTCCGGTGGAGATCATACCCTTCAATGACATCCCTCAGCTCAGTGCAGGTGACATCTCAATCACAGCTTATGGGCGCACACGTTTGAGCCCAAACCTCATTAAAATCTCAGACTCTGACAATCGTTGTGCTGAACTTGAGGTCACAGTCACGTCGGACCCTACTGCTGCTGGATATCTGGAAAATGCTCAGCAGCCAGGATTTGGTCTAAGAGAGTTCACTTGTACACAACTTAAAGAAGGAAATATCTACTATGTGCACAAAGGAGGAGAAGTGCCAAAACTCACCCTGCAGGTCTCAGATGGAGATTCAGTTAGCCACTCAAGCACATTTAAGTTGCTTATAACCCAGCCACAGATGACTGTAGTAACAAATACTGGCCTTCTGATCACCCAAGACGAAAGCACCCCTATTGCAATACAAAATCTGGCCATTTCTGCAATTCCAAAAACTGGTGACGTTGTATATAATGTCACTCAGCCACTTCAGTTTGGAGAACTGCAGTTGATCTCAGATGATGGGGTACCAAAAAGAGTCACACTATTTCATCAGTCTGACCTGGAGCAAAACCGACTGAAATATGTTCCTAACCCCACAGCTGATCTCAAGGGCACAGAAACGGAGTTTATTCACTTCAGTGCACAGCTTGGACAGGTCAGCCTTCCAGACAACTTATTTATGATAGAGATCATGCCTGCCCTTATAGGAATAGCTAAAAGTGTTCCTCTAGAAGTTGAAGATGGGCAGCAAAAGGTCATTAAACCTGAACAACTACAAGCTTTTGTAATGGAAAGCAACACTGATTCAAGATCAATCCAGTACATGATTACAAAAAGCCCAGTCCAAGGAGTCTTGATGATGCTTGATAAAGAGTTGTCTGATGGTGATACCTTCACCCAACAAGACATTTTGAATGGTTTCATAAGCTACAGTCCTCGTGTCCGCAGAGCGGTTGACTTTGAAGATCAGTTCCAGTTCAAAGTAATCACAGAGGATCAGTTCTCCAGAGTGTACACCCTTCCAATCAAAATCAAGGCTGATTCTGATGCTCCTGTCCTCATCAATGAGAGACTTGTTGTGCTTGAAGGAAATGAAAACATCCTAAATAAAGAATACCTCTGGGTTCAAACCTCTACCTCAACAGACTTTGTGTACAGGATAGTGCAAGATCCCAAACATGGTCGTCTTATCAGAGACTCCCCACCAGGAATGCCAAGGTTTGATGGTGCAATTCAAGTCTTTAGCAATGAGGATCTCTCTTTGAACAGGTTGGTCTACAAACATGATGGATCAAAGACAAGTCATGACCAGTTTTCCTTTCTGGCATTTGATTCAAGAGGTGGCAATGGTTGGCGAGAAGAGGGTCATGAGGTACTGAGGGGTGTGTTTAACATTGCAATACAATCCAGGAATGACTACGTACCTCAAAGAGTAATTCACAAACCTTTTAATGTTGTCAGAAATGGCCAGCGTTTATTGACCACTGATGACATTTTGTTCAAAGACGATGACTCTGACTTCAATGACACCCAGCTGGTTTATGTGAGAGTGGGGATTCTTTCAGGAAACATTGTCTCTGCAGTAGACCCAACTCAACCTCTCTACCGCTTTACCCAGGCTGACCTGAGGGACGGAAAGGTTTTGTTTATCCATCATGGGGCAGATCGTGAGCGATTCCAACTTCAAGTATCTGATGGTTTACATAAGACAACAGCTATACTTCAGGTGCAAGCAGGTGACCCTTACCTACATATAGCCAACAATACCATGGTGGTCATGGACCATGGTAGCACCAAGACACTGAACACCAGTCTGCTAAGTGCAGAGACCAACGTGGACATCGGAAGTGCAGCTGAGATAATTTATGATGTGACTTCTCCTCCCAGTGATGGTAGGATTATAGTCAGTGGAATTGAATCCTCCACATTTACACAGGAGGACCTGACTAAGGGTGTGGTCTCCTATGAACACAGTGACCAGAGCATGAGCTCAAAAGATTCATTTGCCTTTACTGTGCAAGCTAAGGGTTGGTCCACAGAGGGCACTTTCAGGATTAAGATATTCAAGAATGGATACCTGTCACAGCCAAAGGTCGTGTCAAATCTTGTGATTCTTGCCTATGAAGGAGAGCATTCTGTTATTAACGCAAGCAACCTGGAG GTTATGCAAAAAGACATCCTGCCCAAAGAGATGGTGTACTCCGTCAAAGACTTTCCACGGCTGGGTCATGTGGTCGAACTCAAAAATTACTCAGAAAGCACAGCGTCACCCGTGCTGGACTACATTCAATCCTTCACACAAGAGGACATAAACCTGGGCAGAATCTTTTATGTCTCCGCTGCCCTTCAGGGCCAGGATCACTTCACAGTCGATGTCAGCAATGGCTTCACCACCATAGAAGATCTACAGGTGCAGGTGGTCATTGTTCCACGCATCATACCAATCCAGGTGGTCAACCTCACTGTGAGGGAGGGCGGATCTGTGGCGCTGACCCAAGAGGTTCTGAATATCACACACCAATTCTACCGTTCCATGAACATCGAGTTCATAATGGAGGAAGCACCTCAGCATGGAGATATTAAGTATCTGGATGTAGAAGATGGACTTGTCACCTTCACCTGGGAGGAT GTACAACAGGGACAGGTGTACTACATCCACGACAGCAGCGAGACCACAGAGGACAGTTTCACCCTCATGGGGACTGCTTTTCACATCACCCGCCGGAGTGCGTCCCTGACCATCGGCATCACCATCCTCCCTGTGAATGACGAGGAGCCCCGCCTACAACGCAACACCGGAATGGAG CTTCTAGCTGGCGAGGAGTCTGAAATCACGGCCAATATGCTGAGCACCGAAGATCTTGACACCCCTCCGGAGGAGCTGGTGTATACCATCGAGATGCCCAGCAATGGGATTGTTGCCTTTAAAGTGTCCCCGGATGACAGCGTGGACAGTTTCACCCAGGCTCAAATTAATAACGGAGAGGTTTTATTCATTCATGAGG GCTCAGAGTCTGGTGGGTTCAGCTTCACTGTGACTGATGGAGAACACACTTCACCTCTCCACCGCTTCACTGTCAAGGCAAGACAGCTCACCATCTCCATGGAAACAAAGGGAGAACTCATGGTCTTCCCAG GCACCAGGCAGGTGATCAGGGGAGTATTGCGGGCCACAACAAGTGAAGGCGGTGATGAAATCACATACTCACTAGTGAAACCTCCTCGCTTGGGACGAATAATCAAACCTAACCAGCGTGGACAGTTTGAGGAGATCACTAGATTCACACAGACTGAG TTGGATGCAGGTGCCATATATTATGAGCATCAGATGCCGGCCGAGCCTTTCTGGGTCCTGAAGGATTCTGTTGAGCTGGCCCTCAGATCGCCTCCAGCAACAGAGCTGCATCACAGCCTGCCAGTCACTGTGTCATACTACGCAGCCAATAAAAATGTGTCATCTCAGCTCTGGAAGAACAAAG GTGTGTCTTTGGTGCAGGGTCAGTCTAAAGTGATTGACAGCTCTGTTTTGGATGCTTCTAACCTGCTGGCCAGTTTGCCGGAGCAGAAGCGGACAGGGCAGGACATCGTTTATGAAGTGCATCGGTTCCCCAATCATGGACGGATCACTCTCGGAGGGTCGGACCTGCCTCGTGATGCTCCCCGTTTCCTGCAGGATGATGTGGCGCGTGGTGATCTAGAGTACAATCACGATGACTCCGGAGCATCTTCTGATAGCTTCTCTTTCCGGGTCCATCTGAACCCCAGTGGCCGCACTCCGCAAGTCCAGCCCGGTGCCGTGGTTCTGGAGGAGATCTTCCTGATCTCCATAAGACGACGAGACTCAAACCCGCCAGAACTTGTAAGTTTGGACTTGCTCCTGGAAGCACTGCAGGGCTCCACGACCATCATCTCCAAAGACTACCTCAAAACGGTTGACCAGGACAGCACACCAGACGAGGTCCGATTTATCATCTCCAAGAGTCCAGCTAATGGATACGTCATCTACAAAGACTCTGGAGATCGGATCAACCGGTTCAGCCAGGAAGACATCAACACCGGAAGGGTTGCTTTTGTTAGCGATGGAAGTCTGTCCGATGGTTTCATGGAATTTATAGTTTCTGACGGGAAACACCAAACAGACCCATACACGCTGCATATCGGAATCCTAGCCAAGTCTCTGATACTGAAAAAAGCTCCAGAGATCCACGTAAGGCAGGGAGATGACGAGACGCTAATCACAGAGGACATGCTTAACACCTCAACTGGGGGTCCTGTCGAGGAAGATGTACTCTACAAGATCACCAATGTTCCAAAATACGCAGCCGTTATGGTGGACAGACAGCCCACATCGGCTTTCACGCAAAAGCAGATCAAACAAGGAAGAGTGAGTGTCCGTTTCATTAAGTCCACCTCACCGAGAGATAGCGTGGCCTTTATAGCCCGAAGCAGGGCGGCAAATGTGTCCTCCGTCCTCAACATTACTGTGAAACCACTGGCAAAGGTGGCCCAGAATCCCCTGCTCCCCAGAGGTGCTACTGTACTCGTAGACAGAAAGTTGCTGGACGCTACACCTCTGGCCAACAAGACCAGAACGTCTCCAACCTTCAGCATTATCCAGCAACCTCAAGGAGCTCGGTTCGTCAGGAGGGATGAGCAAGAAAATTTCCAACTTGTGAGTTCCTTCACCCAACGAGACCTGGATGAAGATCGGATAGCTCTGGAGATCTTAAACACAACTGGGGGTCAAAACACTGGAGGTCAGGGTCAAGATGAAGCCCGCTTTCTCCTAAAAGCACACGGCGTTCCTCCTGCAGAGTGCATCTTGCCCTTCCATGTGGTCCCTTATGACCCTTCTAGAGTTTATGGCGCTACACTCCTCAAAGTGCCACTGTTGCCAGCCGAGCCCAGGTGGGGAGGAGATGGTGATGTGGCTTCTGGCAGCACTACATCGACTCCTGTGGTGTCTAGACGAAATACACTGTGGGCTATCCTTATTCCCATTCTCGTCATCCTCCTACTCGTGCTCCTGGCCGCAATACTGGCCTACTACTTGGTCCGTCGCAACAAAACCGGGAAGCACAACGTCCAAACAGTAGCAGCAAAGCCGAAGAATGGAGAAGTGAGTCAGGAGACTTTTAGGAAAACCGATCCTGCGAACAACATCCCCATGTCAAGCATGGACTCCAAAGGGGCGGATCCTGAGTTAATACAGCACTGTCGGACAACAAACCCAGCACTGAAAAAGAACCAGTACTGGGTTTGA